One Drosophila santomea strain STO CAGO 1482 chromosome X, Prin_Dsan_1.1, whole genome shotgun sequence DNA segment encodes these proteins:
- the LOC120456933 gene encoding protein mab-21-like isoform X2, protein MAIQSDPLHATAIIATKVQSHCRFEGVEVISPNEFEIVLYLNQMGVFNFVDDGTLPGCAVLKLSDGRKRSMSLWVEFITASGYLSSRKIRARFQTLVAQACEKSVYRDLVKMMGDTSEVKLRIRERFVVQITPAFKCSGIWPRSAAHWPVPHLPWPHPNIVAEVKTEGFDLLSKESVVMQNKSNNAASMEGDAWVLSFFEAENRLLQGGCRRRCLSMLKTLRDRHLELPGNPISAYHLKNLLLYECEKHPRDFEWDESCIADRINGIFLQLISCLQYRRCPHYFLPALDMFKGKSPSALEQAAKQVWRLTRELLTNANAFEKL, encoded by the exons ATGgcaatccaatccgatcctCTTCACGCCACTGCCATCATTGCAACCAAAGTGCAGAGTCATTGTCG ATTCGAGGGCGTGGAGGTGATATCGCCGAATGAGTTCGAGATAGTGCTGTATCTGAATCAAATGGGCGTCTTCAACTTCGTGGACGATGGCACCTTGCCGGGCTGTGCGGTCTTGAAGCTGAGCGATGGACGCAAGCGGTCCATGTCCTTGTGGGTGGAGTTCATCACGGCCAGTGGCTATCTGTCCTCGCGCAAGATACGTGCCCGTTTCCAAACGCTGGTGGCACAGGCCTGCGAGAAAAGTGTCTATCGCGACCTGGTCAAAATGATGGGCGACACCAGCGAGGTGAAGTTGCGCATACGCGAACGATTTGTGGTGCAGATTACGCCGGCCTTTAAGTGCTCCGGCATCTGGCCAAGATCGGCGGCCCACTGGCCGGTGCCACATCTGCCCTGGCCGCATCCCAACATCGTGGCGGAGGTGAAGACGGAGGGATTCGATCTGCTGTCCAAGGAGAGCGTCGTCATGCAGAACAAGAGCAACAATGCCGCCAGCATGGAGGGCGATGCCTGGGTGCTCAGCTTCTTCGAGGCCGAAAATCGCCTGCTGCAAG GTGGCTGTCGCCGTCGCTGTCTGAGCATGCTGAAGACCCTGCGGGACAGGCATCTGGAGTTACCAGGCAATCCCATCAGCGCTTACCACCTGAAGAACCTGCTGCTCTACGAGTGCGAGAAGCATCCGCGCGACTTTGAGTGGGACGAGAGCTGCATCGCCGATCGCATCAATGGCATATTCCTGCAGCTGATATCCTGCCTGCAGTACCGTCGCTGTCCCCACTACTTCCTGCCCGCACTGGACATGTTCAAGGGCAAATCCCCCAGTGCTTTGGAGCAGGCGGCCAAGCAGGTGTGGCGTTTGACCCGCGAACTTCTCACAAATGCCAACGCCTTTGAGAAGTTGTAA
- the LOC120456933 gene encoding protein mab-21-like isoform X1, whose amino-acid sequence MLVPPDMMAAQTRMVYQMNRFCEERVQARMFKTATAIREICKIVQDILKEVELQEPRFISSLVECNGRFEGVEVISPNEFEIVLYLNQMGVFNFVDDGTLPGCAVLKLSDGRKRSMSLWVEFITASGYLSSRKIRARFQTLVAQACEKSVYRDLVKMMGDTSEVKLRIRERFVVQITPAFKCSGIWPRSAAHWPVPHLPWPHPNIVAEVKTEGFDLLSKESVVMQNKSNNAASMEGDAWVLSFFEAENRLLQGGCRRRCLSMLKTLRDRHLELPGNPISAYHLKNLLLYECEKHPRDFEWDESCIADRINGIFLQLISCLQYRRCPHYFLPALDMFKGKSPSALEQAAKQVWRLTRELLTNANAFEKL is encoded by the exons ATGCTGGTGCCGCCGGACATGATGGCCGCACAAACGCGCATGGTCTATCAGATGAATCGATTCTGCGAGGAGAGGGTTCAGGCGAGGATGTTCAAGACGGCCACCGCCATACGGGAGATCTGCAAGATCGTCCAGGACATCCTCAAGGAGGTTGAGCTGCAGGAGCCGCGCTTCATCTCCAGCCTCGTCGAGTGCAATGGCAG ATTCGAGGGCGTGGAGGTGATATCGCCGAATGAGTTCGAGATAGTGCTGTATCTGAATCAAATGGGCGTCTTCAACTTCGTGGACGATGGCACCTTGCCGGGCTGTGCGGTCTTGAAGCTGAGCGATGGACGCAAGCGGTCCATGTCCTTGTGGGTGGAGTTCATCACGGCCAGTGGCTATCTGTCCTCGCGCAAGATACGTGCCCGTTTCCAAACGCTGGTGGCACAGGCCTGCGAGAAAAGTGTCTATCGCGACCTGGTCAAAATGATGGGCGACACCAGCGAGGTGAAGTTGCGCATACGCGAACGATTTGTGGTGCAGATTACGCCGGCCTTTAAGTGCTCCGGCATCTGGCCAAGATCGGCGGCCCACTGGCCGGTGCCACATCTGCCCTGGCCGCATCCCAACATCGTGGCGGAGGTGAAGACGGAGGGATTCGATCTGCTGTCCAAGGAGAGCGTCGTCATGCAGAACAAGAGCAACAATGCCGCCAGCATGGAGGGCGATGCCTGGGTGCTCAGCTTCTTCGAGGCCGAAAATCGCCTGCTGCAAG GTGGCTGTCGCCGTCGCTGTCTGAGCATGCTGAAGACCCTGCGGGACAGGCATCTGGAGTTACCAGGCAATCCCATCAGCGCTTACCACCTGAAGAACCTGCTGCTCTACGAGTGCGAGAAGCATCCGCGCGACTTTGAGTGGGACGAGAGCTGCATCGCCGATCGCATCAATGGCATATTCCTGCAGCTGATATCCTGCCTGCAGTACCGTCGCTGTCCCCACTACTTCCTGCCCGCACTGGACATGTTCAAGGGCAAATCCCCCAGTGCTTTGGAGCAGGCGGCCAAGCAGGTGTGGCGTTTGACCCGCGAACTTCTCACAAATGCCAACGCCTTTGAGAAGTTGTAA